A DNA window from Acetilactobacillus jinshanensis contains the following coding sequences:
- a CDS encoding glycosyltransferase, producing the protein MVSYSKKSTLYLWIFTAWALLMFLFGYYTVRDGIIVTWDQGKPVMAVLEGVNFGVFTNLFLFFSVQNFTYPIMYQHIKNPEAKHERKILAKPLPSDWHPIVKLLYTTYNDFIPYALNECMNQTYDNVKTVILDNSTDQHFINLIRQFCKVHPDVEWVRDVPNHHAKAGNLDNYLCHEGRDTYDYFVILDSDELLQPDFVEKCLKFFYYGNHLGILQCNHISGRNDNAFMDMFAHSGNSFWPVQNSVRSSENGYLAPTKHPQVIKPGDTVDIGLGHGVMVSRKCFDSFGEFPWMVAEDMCSSCEALLKGWNIKFATQIYGNEEFPINMEALMVRSSKFCSANFQFFNRYVRRLFKTKLLTRRQKLDLLSFTLNVPTFALMYMSLILCSIVFPLDRVPMGYNAIMLLPTLLCYFSQSITDGVFEFQDGMPFWDVMKYELESMIMYGSFYYLTVKCTVLALLGVPAKFNVTPKSNTKITYHQAFMENIGSITFSLITIITCIVISRSSWILLSFVPGCLGWLMSLKANHQSKSDKKKQKILSDYNYYALYHPEHVLKWYE; encoded by the coding sequence GTGGTCTCATACAGTAAGAAATCCACCTTGTACTTATGGATCTTTACCGCTTGGGCTCTCCTTATGTTCTTATTTGGCTACTACACCGTTCGTGATGGAATTATTGTTACCTGGGATCAGGGCAAACCTGTAATGGCCGTTCTTGAAGGAGTTAACTTCGGGGTGTTTACTAATCTCTTTCTATTTTTCAGTGTCCAGAATTTCACGTATCCCATTATGTATCAGCACATCAAGAATCCTGAAGCTAAGCATGAACGCAAAATCCTAGCTAAGCCCTTGCCATCGGATTGGCACCCGATCGTTAAACTTCTGTACACAACGTACAATGATTTCATCCCGTACGCTCTGAATGAATGCATGAATCAGACGTATGATAATGTCAAAACCGTTATTTTAGATAATAGTACTGATCAGCATTTCATTAATCTCATTAGACAATTCTGCAAAGTTCATCCTGATGTTGAATGGGTCCGAGATGTCCCCAATCACCACGCTAAAGCCGGTAATTTAGATAATTATCTTTGTCATGAAGGCCGGGACACCTACGATTATTTCGTCATCCTGGATAGTGATGAATTGTTACAGCCCGATTTTGTCGAGAAATGTCTGAAATTCTTTTACTACGGCAATCATTTGGGTATCCTACAATGTAATCACATTAGTGGCCGTAATGATAATGCCTTCATGGACATGTTTGCCCATTCAGGAAATAGTTTCTGGCCGGTCCAAAATTCGGTTCGCTCGAGTGAAAACGGTTATTTAGCACCAACTAAACATCCACAAGTCATTAAGCCTGGTGATACGGTTGACATTGGCCTTGGTCATGGTGTCATGGTCAGTCGGAAATGCTTCGACTCGTTTGGCGAATTTCCGTGGATGGTTGCTGAAGATATGTGCTCTAGCTGTGAAGCCTTATTAAAGGGCTGGAACATTAAGTTTGCAACCCAAATTTACGGTAACGAAGAGTTTCCAATCAATATGGAAGCGTTAATGGTCCGTAGTTCTAAATTTTGTTCAGCTAACTTCCAGTTCTTTAATCGGTACGTGCGACGTCTATTTAAGACCAAATTATTAACCCGTCGGCAAAAATTAGACCTGTTGTCGTTTACACTGAACGTCCCAACGTTTGCATTGATGTACATGTCATTGATTTTATGTAGTATCGTCTTCCCACTTGATCGTGTCCCAATGGGCTACAATGCCATTATGTTATTACCAACTTTACTCTGCTACTTTAGCCAAAGCATCACCGATGGTGTCTTTGAATTTCAAGATGGGATGCCATTCTGGGATGTTATGAAGTACGAACTTGAATCAATGATTATGTACGGTTCGTTCTACTACTTAACCGTTAAATGTACCGTTTTAGCCTTACTGGGTGTTCCCGCTAAATTCAATGTGACACCAAAAAGTAATACTAAAATCACCTATCATCAAGCCTTTATGGAAAACATTGGCAGCATTACCTTTAGCCTGATTACAATCATCACGTGTATCGTCATCAGTCGTTCATCTTGGATCCTATTATCATTCGTACCAGGCTGCTTAGGATGGCTCATGAGCTTGAAAGCCAATCACCAAAGCAAATCTGATAAAAAGAAGCAAAAAATACTTAGTGATTACAATTATTATGCGTTATATCATCCTGAGCATGTTTTAAAATGGTATGAATAA
- a CDS encoding YbhB/YbcL family Raf kinase inhibitor-like protein, with the protein MKVQVPLDNGYINSKYAKGAKQTINGKPSMSFPIMISGVPDNAKTLAFCVIDWDSIPVCGLPWIHWVGANIDPMTTLIPGNASQNESVKMTHGKNTLAGAAFGPLDPKISQHYTGPVPPDKPHDYTLYMFALDKKLPLKDGFWLNQMFHAMKGHILAKAKFVVPAKN; encoded by the coding sequence ATGAAAGTACAAGTACCATTAGATAATGGCTACATTAATAGTAAGTACGCTAAAGGCGCTAAACAGACCATTAATGGTAAGCCTAGTATGTCATTCCCGATTATGATTAGTGGCGTTCCTGACAACGCTAAGACGTTGGCATTCTGCGTGATCGATTGGGACTCCATTCCAGTCTGTGGATTACCATGGATTCACTGGGTTGGTGCTAATATTGATCCAATGACGACTCTGATCCCTGGTAATGCCAGTCAGAATGAATCAGTTAAGATGACTCATGGTAAAAACACGTTGGCTGGGGCCGCCTTTGGCCCGTTGGATCCGAAGATTTCTCAGCACTACACTGGACCGGTTCCACCTGATAAACCGCATGACTACACCCTTTATATGTTTGCCTTAGATAAGAAGCTACCGTTAAAGGATGGCTTTTGGTTAAACCAGATGTTCCACGCTATGAAGGGCCATATCTTGGCTAAGGCTAAATTTGTCGTGCCAGCTAAGAATTAA
- a CDS encoding MarR family winged helix-turn-helix transcriptional regulator, translating to MEDIGRLIKKASAQMSRRFNQFAKQYHLTAVQMSLIDFLYIHRDRAIFQRDVEHEFMIRRSTASILLKRMGNRGLIMRKSSPTDARQRQVILTDKSKRLEHVITTYMSRQQHQIQAQFTPDQMKLLNQLLKNLINQK from the coding sequence GTGGAAGACATCGGTCGTTTAATTAAGAAAGCGTCAGCACAAATGTCACGGCGCTTTAATCAATTTGCGAAACAGTATCATTTAACCGCAGTCCAGATGTCATTGATCGATTTTCTGTATATCCATCGTGACCGGGCGATTTTTCAGCGGGATGTCGAGCATGAATTCATGATCAGGCGGTCAACGGCTTCAATCCTGTTGAAGCGCATGGGGAATCGCGGTCTAATCATGCGGAAATCGAGTCCAACGGATGCCCGTCAGCGTCAGGTGATCTTAACTGATAAGTCGAAACGACTGGAACACGTCATTACCACTTACATGTCTCGTCAGCAGCATCAGATTCAGGCCCAATTCACACCGGATCAAATGAAGTTGCTAAATCAATTGTTAAAGAACTTAATTAATCAAAAGTAA
- a CDS encoding MFS transporter, producing the protein MSFCGVAVETATNIVFPALSRQFQISTGTVQWMTTIYLLTVAIIVPLSAIFKKNFRTKSLFLVANLAFIIGLAVDGILSFPVPSFGVLLIGRVIQGIGTGIALPLMFNIILSEVPSDKIGAMMGVGALITAIAPAVGPIFGGAVSDALSWHYIFIFLLPLLVISLIMGLISIPKEDKHKQVKVDKTSVFWIFITFIGLVYGFSNLTSNVIVAVVSIIVGLVAAWLLFHRSDRINNPIIHLNIMKNHNFTGHTIAFFSLQLLTLGFSFILPNYIQEVNGQSATKAALFCLPGAVIGAVFAPFGGQLLDHLGARKPIWTGAGLIVIALFLFICTGEDLSNDMIMCFYFIYMIGVGLSFGNIMTDGLSHLSLERQPDGNAIFNTLMQLSGAVSTAIVSAIVAHAISTGGASRSFLWAAGAEHALVFMFVLALVEAYAVSRVVKSND; encoded by the coding sequence ATGTCATTCTGTGGAGTGGCGGTTGAAACTGCGACCAACATCGTCTTTCCAGCTTTAAGTCGTCAGTTCCAGATTTCAACCGGAACGGTTCAATGGATGACAACCATTTACCTTTTAACGGTTGCCATCATCGTTCCGTTATCCGCGATCTTTAAGAAGAATTTCCGGACGAAGTCATTATTCTTGGTGGCTAACTTAGCCTTTATCATCGGGTTAGCTGTCGACGGGATTCTAAGTTTTCCCGTTCCAAGTTTCGGTGTGCTATTAATCGGTCGTGTGATCCAAGGAATTGGAACCGGGATTGCGTTACCGTTAATGTTCAACATCATCCTGTCTGAAGTCCCAAGTGACAAGATCGGTGCCATGATGGGGGTCGGTGCTTTGATTACCGCCATCGCACCTGCTGTTGGACCCATCTTCGGTGGTGCCGTTTCAGATGCCTTAAGCTGGCACTACATCTTTATCTTCCTGTTACCATTATTAGTTATTTCATTAATTATGGGCTTAATTTCCATTCCAAAGGAAGATAAGCATAAGCAGGTGAAAGTTGATAAGACCAGTGTTTTCTGGATCTTTATCACCTTTATCGGTTTAGTTTATGGCTTCAGTAACTTAACCAGTAACGTGATCGTTGCGGTAGTTTCGATCATCGTCGGTTTAGTTGCTGCGTGGTTACTATTCCATCGTTCTGACCGAATTAATAATCCAATCATTCACTTGAACATCATGAAGAACCATAACTTCACGGGTCACACGATTGCTTTCTTCTCGTTACAGTTACTGACCTTAGGTTTTTCATTCATTTTGCCTAACTACATCCAGGAAGTTAACGGTCAGAGTGCTACGAAGGCCGCTTTATTCTGTTTACCAGGTGCCGTGATTGGTGCCGTCTTCGCACCATTCGGTGGTCAGTTACTTGATCACTTAGGTGCTCGGAAGCCAATCTGGACCGGTGCTGGATTAATCGTAATTGCATTATTCCTGTTCATCTGTACTGGTGAAGACTTATCCAACGACATGATCATGTGCTTCTACTTCATCTACATGATCGGGGTTGGCTTATCATTCGGTAACATCATGACCGATGGCCTCAGTCATTTATCACTTGAACGTCAGCCCGATGGTAACGCCATCTTCAATACCTTGATGCAATTATCTGGTGCCGTGAGTACCGCGATCGTATCCGCAATCGTCGCCCACGCCATTAGTACCGGTGGTGCTAGTCGCTCATTCTTGTGGGCTGCAGGTGCGGAACATGCCTTAGTCTTCATGTTCGTGTTGGCATTGGTTGAAGCGTATGCCGTATCGAGAGTCGTTAAAAGTAATGATTAA
- a CDS encoding KxYKxGKxW signal peptide domain-containing protein, translated as MLYNRNQFRITNAKKKLIKAGKGWIVASAFMFALLGGMGVVSHVTVKADTSKTMVVSSKQNSAAIQQSSQDPNLISKYAHNIHAALLARQMTTQSQNTEAPNQQGNLSSTSTYNGPMYDNKGHVVVNLENGTYYYKYVLSFPSSKQITLPGNGQIVKLGNNGQLLDQSNKPYPNPKPIEINGNPVVNHYYTFSDDSFTPEYVTYDVTPGLKFYRGDNGPEYNSGIKNTPPITISGYYGEPIRITPNSDLLGQYINNGYKLKDNAPLYAIINSKQNNTNSDSWLSNRDAFDLVAQPAAPITVNYRIGNHHYSFTFSDHHYIGESLTTSEITREFNNLKFSYGANKGASISTYYHLVNPSTYAYEQIPQTIYLDTEGNSVSNITLPVYFQEVDNTGKPENGHNPIKAKITMNGSYGSTVKWDALHPSDNGIKFSLLSGVKLSDAKNPYNSDNVILTTNSFNAIINGIKGINGQNNAQWMNNQIPVINYINGTKLHNYVRTAPINYVINYYRPRVEDSTGRYFSEYDLNDYKNYINTGKLPRGIKDSSHLVMPYGEKIANATANLPKYVPINTIVAIHLFDDNFQKLMGQSTINPYLVVQFTGDDTYQILNSSYDAGSPVIFAEDNSIAAKKQDAWTNVRGLAKDDLQSDNQLGQYDEAKHRQFCSAGTSMLDTFQQGYVYRYDNGNYYYGEDTNSDRANPVTFKVLTSNTPKQYVFNVYNTITDPAHPLNIEYSTYNQPITSDDNFSDKGGYPDKAKSKVDIVGQPKVINGVNGDWVKYDDQDHQFHYIYDTWPVSKTDLDNQHKNDSIETDLIIPNTKMPVGYEYNPAYQSNYADWEDTVIPNISHNDSDRVWVSKSSTGKWQLGPNNVDLQPHAYNDTAVLHVSKKPEYTIVGDDVLGPNLAGTFKAVQVDNSTSDKHLKPLKTLKVINTAYLMNNGKPAPVYMVNITSLSNPDKTALMTQYDKRRSEAFNYGKPVKSDLSSDGMTATWYYKGNVTIHYVNDNKSDESERPENTQLLSLTPKENLEGVLKDNQASIYNYSGEVPVSADVYIGNNSKPIEYPDIFALLSKYTVPSDNESVNIYIHFNKANSTDKNIKGQLQFQHYDGKSDSVLTPNNSDVKAKEFLSSVSKIPVQFDSNLKEYYVALPQMPNTITINNVNYHLVSSQNTSNILSDMSSDLPRPTYTYKADPATITVNVIDVSKGQLNTYNNVPIDADNGSNTDVTIPSSKWTHGYQASSAQFIDNNKDIKAKDKDTVTIKIAPNVPSPYRMTVSGVHNANYDSSIVNKFANSIVYTPTQQSDSKSDRSANFQITGNRSAVSSPVKDRVDGITYQYVGYYYGNNKNKIIPAGTTPNGDPFTFNDRYDYAKHQWSKTVTFVYEPEMASAEIEFLDNGEPLRSVLTTNKGYVGTAFNSNLIAEINDAVKKVESDEHVHLVSSPTKYIYSTEPYVINFASDLKPFVNGVFAHWQINFNINHINGGTTTSSVSQLIPLFTQTNYENYAGKIVKYGNWIPTPKHFTDVTMPKNTGYVPSVSKIETPDVSNLSAGSKDYPKFYNFVDNIDYNPEGSVQFHYVDDDENGLDVSDSPVFMKNGSGQDKTTYDASKELKKLGKNGYELVSLPSSNAHDDQIPFQYSSNTQNLDIHLKHKIINTTSDQSFDENVQFTSSDRRLLPQLPQPTSQNIMYKAKITKDQVTSDEQSVSPGVSVSVTIPHYANYHWTLSNGTQNIKSGEQSETIPVSVNPTPIVNLVVTYHHDKPASNSTTPNSSGKASEGSSSAVKPSSQSGSNASSSGSSSSSSHTNSSTNPSSSSDSSSAGSQSNANSAESNPSSGTSSTTGSSSSRASSNASGTSSNSTSSLPSGTSGQTSSNVPVIPSSTSVSSSEPSSANIPNRYVPVVPSSYYSSSAISTNNSSRAVDLSNVASQSYDENQINPDKALRDFYQSVSPNNHTKGNRLSHHIDHRQVNQLIHHRGNNQKRLSQTGERRDTVTLIAILFIILGVIFSYVGLRKKRKK; from the coding sequence GTGCTGTACAATCGAAACCAATTTAGAATCACAAATGCAAAGAAGAAATTAATTAAAGCTGGCAAGGGCTGGATCGTTGCTAGTGCTTTTATGTTTGCTTTGTTGGGTGGAATGGGCGTTGTTAGCCATGTAACTGTAAAGGCAGATACGTCTAAAACGATGGTAGTGTCGTCTAAGCAAAATTCCGCAGCAATACAGCAATCATCTCAAGACCCTAACTTGATTTCAAAATATGCGCATAATATTCATGCTGCTTTGTTGGCTAGACAAATGACCACTCAGAGTCAGAATACTGAAGCACCAAACCAACAGGGAAATCTCAGTAGTACATCTACTTATAATGGACCTATGTATGATAATAAGGGACACGTAGTCGTTAATTTGGAAAATGGGACTTACTATTATAAATACGTACTTTCCTTCCCATCTAGTAAACAAATAACATTACCAGGTAATGGTCAAATTGTTAAACTGGGTAATAATGGCCAATTATTAGATCAAAGTAATAAACCGTATCCTAATCCAAAGCCAATTGAGATAAATGGTAATCCAGTGGTTAATCATTACTATACGTTTTCGGACGATTCTTTCACTCCAGAATATGTTACTTATGATGTTACTCCAGGTCTGAAATTTTATCGGGGTGACAATGGCCCTGAATATAATAGTGGTATTAAGAATACGCCACCTATTACAATTAGTGGTTACTATGGTGAACCAATTCGAATTACACCTAATTCTGATTTACTTGGTCAATACATTAACAATGGTTACAAATTAAAAGATAACGCCCCGTTATATGCAATCATTAATTCAAAACAAAATAATACTAATTCTGATAGTTGGTTAAGTAATCGGGATGCATTTGATTTAGTTGCTCAACCAGCGGCTCCTATTACGGTTAATTATCGAATTGGTAATCATCATTATTCGTTTACATTTAGTGACCACCATTACATTGGTGAATCGTTAACTACTAGTGAAATTACACGGGAATTTAATAATCTTAAGTTCTCTTATGGCGCTAATAAAGGAGCCTCTATTAGTACCTATTATCATCTAGTTAATCCATCTACCTACGCATATGAACAAATACCTCAGACAATTTACCTTGATACAGAAGGTAATTCGGTATCTAATATCACATTACCCGTGTATTTCCAGGAAGTTGACAATACTGGTAAGCCTGAAAACGGTCATAATCCAATTAAAGCAAAGATTACTATGAATGGATCTTATGGCTCAACGGTTAAATGGGATGCCCTGCATCCATCTGATAACGGTATTAAATTTAGCCTGCTATCAGGCGTTAAATTATCTGACGCTAAGAATCCATATAATAGTGATAACGTTATCCTAACTACCAACTCATTTAACGCTATAATCAATGGAATCAAGGGAATTAATGGGCAAAATAACGCTCAATGGATGAATAATCAAATTCCAGTAATTAATTATATTAATGGAACGAAACTACATAATTACGTTCGCACGGCACCAATTAATTATGTAATTAACTATTATCGTCCCCGCGTTGAAGATTCAACTGGCAGATACTTTAGTGAATATGATTTGAATGACTATAAAAATTATATTAATACCGGTAAGTTACCTAGAGGTATTAAAGATAGTAGCCACTTAGTTATGCCATATGGAGAAAAGATTGCTAACGCTACGGCTAATTTACCAAAATATGTTCCAATAAATACGATTGTAGCTATCCATTTATTTGATGATAACTTTCAAAAACTTATGGGGCAAAGTACTATTAATCCATATTTAGTCGTTCAGTTTACAGGTGATGACACATATCAAATATTAAACAGTAGTTATGATGCTGGATCTCCAGTAATATTTGCTGAAGATAACAGTATTGCAGCAAAAAAACAGGATGCATGGACAAATGTTAGAGGTTTAGCTAAGGATGACTTACAATCTGACAACCAGCTAGGTCAATATGATGAAGCTAAACATAGACAATTTTGTTCAGCAGGCACATCGATGCTAGACACTTTCCAACAAGGATACGTTTATCGTTATGATAATGGTAATTATTATTATGGTGAAGATACTAATAGTGATAGAGCTAACCCTGTTACATTTAAAGTTCTTACTTCAAACACTCCTAAGCAGTATGTCTTTAACGTATATAATACGATTACAGATCCAGCTCATCCGTTAAATATTGAATATAGTACTTATAATCAGCCAATTACTAGCGACGATAATTTCTCTGATAAGGGTGGCTATCCAGATAAAGCTAAGAGTAAAGTTGATATCGTTGGTCAGCCTAAAGTAATTAATGGTGTGAATGGTGATTGGGTTAAATATGATGATCAAGATCACCAATTTCATTATATTTACGATACGTGGCCGGTAAGTAAGACTGATTTGGATAATCAACATAAAAATGACTCTATTGAGACTGATTTAATAATACCTAATACAAAAATGCCTGTTGGATATGAGTATAATCCTGCTTATCAAAGTAATTATGCTGATTGGGAAGATACTGTGATTCCTAATATCTCACATAATGATAGTGATAGGGTATGGGTGTCAAAATCGTCAACTGGTAAATGGCAATTGGGCCCCAATAATGTTGATTTACAACCGCATGCTTATAATGACACTGCTGTTTTACACGTGTCAAAAAAGCCTGAATATACAATTGTCGGTGATGACGTTTTAGGCCCAAATTTAGCCGGAACATTTAAGGCTGTCCAAGTTGATAATTCCACTAGTGACAAACATTTAAAGCCATTAAAGACACTTAAAGTTATTAATACTGCTTATCTTATGAATAATGGAAAACCAGCTCCAGTATATATGGTCAACATAACTTCATTAAGTAACCCGGATAAAACAGCGTTGATGACTCAATACGATAAGCGTCGTTCTGAGGCATTTAACTATGGTAAACCTGTTAAATCAGATTTATCATCTGATGGGATGACTGCAACGTGGTATTACAAGGGCAACGTTACTATTCATTATGTAAACGATAATAAAAGTGACGAAAGTGAGCGGCCTGAAAATACTCAATTACTTTCATTAACACCAAAAGAAAATCTGGAGGGTGTTCTAAAGGATAATCAGGCTAGTATTTACAATTATTCTGGTGAAGTTCCTGTGAGCGCTGATGTTTATATAGGAAATAATAGTAAACCAATTGAATACCCAGATATTTTCGCATTACTAAGTAAATATACAGTTCCATCTGATAATGAATCAGTCAATATTTATATTCATTTTAATAAAGCAAATAGTACTGATAAGAATATAAAAGGGCAGTTACAATTTCAGCATTATGACGGGAAGTCAGATAGTGTACTTACTCCTAATAATTCTGATGTGAAAGCAAAAGAATTCTTAAGTAGTGTAAGCAAGATTCCAGTTCAATTCGATAGTAATCTAAAGGAATATTATGTGGCATTACCGCAGATGCCAAATACAATTACTATTAATAATGTAAATTACCACTTGGTTTCTTCTCAAAATACTAGTAATATTTTAAGCGATATGTCCAGTGATTTACCTAGACCAACATACACATATAAGGCTGATCCGGCTACTATTACTGTTAACGTGATTGATGTTAGTAAAGGCCAATTGAATACTTATAACAATGTTCCAATTGATGCTGATAATGGAAGTAATACGGACGTTACGATACCAAGTTCAAAATGGACTCATGGATATCAAGCTTCATCAGCTCAATTTATAGATAACAATAAAGATATTAAAGCTAAAGATAAGGATACTGTTACGATTAAAATCGCACCAAATGTTCCATCACCTTATCGAATGACAGTATCAGGGGTTCATAACGCTAATTATGATTCTAGTATTGTAAATAAATTTGCAAATAGTATAGTATACACGCCTACACAGCAATCAGATTCAAAGTCAGATAGATCAGCTAATTTCCAAATTACAGGAAATCGCAGTGCTGTTTCATCGCCCGTTAAAGATCGTGTAGATGGTATAACGTATCAATACGTGGGCTATTATTACGGTAATAATAAGAATAAAATTATACCAGCTGGTACAACACCTAATGGGGACCCATTTACTTTTAATGATCGATATGATTACGCCAAACATCAATGGAGCAAGACCGTTACTTTTGTGTACGAGCCAGAGATGGCTTCAGCTGAGATTGAATTCCTTGATAATGGAGAGCCATTGAGATCCGTTTTAACAACTAATAAAGGCTATGTTGGAACTGCATTTAACAGTAATCTTATAGCTGAAATTAATGATGCTGTTAAGAAAGTTGAATCAGATGAACATGTTCATCTTGTAAGTAGCCCAACAAAATATATTTATAGTACTGAGCCATATGTAATTAATTTTGCAAGTGATTTAAAGCCGTTTGTTAATGGAGTGTTCGCACACTGGCAGATTAATTTTAACATTAATCATATAAATGGTGGCACAACGACATCTAGTGTTAGTCAATTAATTCCGTTATTTACTCAAACTAATTATGAAAATTATGCAGGAAAAATTGTAAAGTATGGGAATTGGATACCTACACCTAAGCATTTTACTGATGTTACAATGCCTAAGAATACTGGTTATGTACCAAGTGTCAGTAAAATTGAGACTCCCGATGTAAGTAACTTATCAGCAGGTTCAAAAGATTATCCAAAATTTTATAATTTTGTTGATAATATTGACTATAATCCAGAGGGTTCCGTCCAATTTCATTACGTTGATGACGATGAAAACGGCTTGGATGTTAGTGATTCTCCTGTTTTCATGAAAAATGGTAGTGGTCAGGATAAGACTACTTATGATGCAAGTAAAGAACTAAAAAAGTTGGGAAAGAACGGCTACGAATTAGTTTCTTTACCCAGCAGCAATGCCCATGATGATCAAATTCCTTTCCAGTATTCTAGTAATACCCAGAATTTGGATATTCACTTGAAGCACAAGATTATAAATACAACATCTGACCAGTCATTTGACGAAAACGTGCAGTTCACTAGTTCTGATAGGAGGCTTTTACCACAACTCCCACAACCAACGTCACAAAATATAATGTATAAAGCAAAAATCACAAAAGATCAAGTAACTAGCGATGAACAAAGTGTTAGCCCAGGGGTATCAGTCTCTGTTACGATCCCGCACTACGCGAATTATCATTGGACACTTAGTAATGGGACTCAAAATATTAAGTCTGGAGAACAATCTGAGACTATTCCAGTTTCGGTTAATCCAACTCCTATAGTTAATTTGGTTGTTACTTATCACCATGATAAACCTGCATCAAATTCTACAACGCCTAATTCATCTGGTAAAGCTAGTGAAGGTTCATCAAGTGCCGTTAAGCCATCGAGTCAATCTGGTTCTAATGCCTCTAGTTCAGGTTCTTCAAGCTCATCAAGCCATACTAATTCATCAACCAACCCGTCTAGTTCATCAGATTCATCTAGTGCAGGTAGTCAGTCGAATGCAAATTCTGCGGAGTCAAATCCATCCAGTGGTACTAGTTCCACGACTGGCAGTTCATCTAGCCGAGCTAGCTCTAATGCATCGGGAACTTCAAGCAATTCTACTAGTTCATTACCTAGCGGTACTTCTGGTCAAACTAGTTCGAATGTACCAGTTATACCTAGTAGTACAAGTGTTTCATCAAGTGAGCCTTCTAGTGCAAATATTCCGAATCGTTATGTACCCGTTGTGCCTAGCTCGTATTATAGTTCGTCAGCAATATCAACCAATAATTCTAGCCGTGCTGTCGATTTAAGTAACGTGGCGAGTCAAAGTTATGATGAAAATCAAATTAATCCTGATAAAGCACTGAGGGACTTTTACCAATCAGTAAGCCCCAATAATCATACTAAAGGTAATCGTTTATCTCATCATATTGATCATCGCCAAGTTAATCAATTAATTCATCATCGTGGTAATAATCAAAAGCGACTATCCCAGACTGGTGAACGACGGGATACTGTAACGTTGATTGCAATTCTCTTCATTATTTTAGGGGTCATCTTTAGCTATGTCGGTCTACGTAAAAAACGGAAAAAATAG